One Myripristis murdjan chromosome 17, fMyrMur1.1, whole genome shotgun sequence DNA segment encodes these proteins:
- the aqp4 gene encoding aquaporin-4 — translation MVAFKGIWTKDFWRAVSGEYLATLIFVLLSLGSTINWAAGEEKPPPADLVLISLCFGLSIATMVQCFGHISGGHINPAVTAAMVVTRKLSLAKSMFYVMAQCLGAVTGAGILYLLTPAAVRGGLGVTQVNSQISVGHALVIELLITFELVFTVFATCDPKRTDLGGSAGLAIGFAVSIGHLFAIPYTGASMNPARSFGPAMIMLNFENHWVYWVGPILGGILAAGLYEYLYCPDPEIKKKLKQVFQKDSSGKYKEVETSVYLGEPEDIAIKSGSIHAIEVEKSEKKDPFRDSTGEVLSSV, via the exons ATGGTGGCATTTAAAGGGATCTGGACCAAGGACTTCTGGAGGGCTGTGTCTGGAGAGTACCTTGCCACTCTAATCTTTGTTCTGCTCAGCCTGGGCTCTACCATCAACTGGGCTGCAGGCGAGGAGAAGCCTCCCCCTGCTGATCTGGTCCTCATCTCCCTGTGCTTTGGCCTGAGCATTGCCACCATGGTGCAGTGTTTTGGTCACATCAGCGGTGGACACATAAACCCAGCAGTCACTGCAGCTATGGTTGTAACAAGGAAACTGAGCCTAGCTAAGTCAATGTTTTATGTGATGGCTCAGTGCCTTGGGGCTGTTACAGGAGCTGGGATCCTCTACCTtctcacacctgctgctgttagAGGGGGCCTCGGTGTCACCCAG GTGAATTCTCAGATCTCTGTTGGACACGCCCTTGTGATCGAGCTCCTTATAACATTTGAACTTGTCTTCACTGTCTTCGCCACCTGTGATCCCAAACGCACAGACCTGGGTGGTTCTGCCGGTCTGGCCATCGGCTTTGCTGTATCCATTGGTCACCTGTTTGCA ATCCCTTACACAGGAGCCAGCATGAACCCTGCTCGTTCCTTTGGGCCTGCAATGATCATGCTtaactttgagaaccactgg GTGTATTGGGTGGGACCCATCCTGGGAGGCATCCTCGCTGCTGGACTGTATGAGTACCTGTACTGTCCCGACCCTGAGATCAAGAAGAAGCTGAAACAGGTCTTCCAGAAAGACTCGTCGGGGAAATACAAGGAAGTGGAGACCAGCGTGTATCTGGGAGAGCCGGAGGACATCGCCATCAAGTCGGGCTCCATCCATGCTATTGAGGTGGAAAAATCGGAGAAAAAAGATCCATTCCGGGACTCGACGGGAGAGGTGCTGTCCTCTGTATGA